A region of Drosophila suzukii chromosome 2L, CBGP_Dsuzu_IsoJpt1.0, whole genome shotgun sequence DNA encodes the following proteins:
- the bdl gene encoding protein borderless, with the protein MPAKRSRTLRQSGSSGSSLLALLGILFLASISWASGARDHRRQTNLEAKVGSHVVFNCYIDFPFDAPIPYLVHWSKDSKKIFTWYEQETSTNELFNGRLHLVENHPEFGRASVNLTAIRESDQGWYHCQVSFPNRSPSVRNNGTAYHLAVQGGSLIRIPPVNQTIQEGQTAFFHCVMKYPDNSQASWYKDGVLLQEVQDLVRRSYIGPDGSLSIDPTMMSDLGEYECKVRNHDGELQTAKAFLNIQYKAKVIYAPPEVYLPYGQPAVLDCHFRANPPLKNLRWEKDGLLFDSYNVPGVFYKMNGSLFFAKVDENHAGSYTCTPYNDLGTDGPSPVISVIVLRPPIFSVTPKAIYIQKLGEAAELPCEAIDRDGNNRPSIVWSRKDGTPLPADRFSLSGGNLTITGLVEGDRGIYECSATNEAATITAEAELMIENIAPRAPYNLTANSTETCITIRWQPGYLRPHLEYTVWYRLMEAPEWRTLRVLDKKVMEATVQHLQPGKEYEFMVLSQDKYGDGMFSKQFRFQTQPSPIRAEDVDAQQLQHDLGQVTAPAGGLGAPWNLTAISNQQGWLLHWEHPTQGLEGLRLYAVRWWKEPEHFLIGHAETFDNYYQLRHLKEDTLFKVQVLAVGTNTQQSVPSHELLIDVPSQRKVRALIIGSSVGVIFLLCALCAFLYVKRSCLRHLFAKDSSAGEDEDTAESGDCDSDEQDQRDRDSIKIRQST; encoded by the exons ATGCCAGCGAAACGCAGCAGAACACTCCGGCAGAGCGGCTCTTCCGGGTCTTCACTGCTGGCTCTTCTGGGGATTCTTTTCCTAGCGAGCATATCCTGGGCGAGCGGTGCCCGCGATCACAGGCGACAGACCAACCTGGAGGCCAAGGTGGGCTCCCACGTGGTCTTCAACTGCTACATCGACTTTCCCTTCGATGCCCCCATTCCGTACTTGGTGCACTGGAGCAAGGAT AGCAAGAAAATCTTCACCTGGTATGAGCAGGAGACCTCCACCAACGAGCTCTTCAATGGCCGACTGCACCTGGTGGAGAACCATCCGGAGTTCGGAAGAGCCTCCGTCAATCTGACTGCCATCCGCGAATCTGACCAGGGCTGGTACCACTGCCAAGTAAGCTTCCCCAACCGCTCGCCCTCGGTCCGCAACAATGGAACCGCCTACCATCTGGCGGTCCAGGGTGGATCCCTCATCCGAATCCCGCCCGTGAACCAGACCATCCAGGAGGGCCAGACCGCCTTCTTCCACTGCGTGATGAAGTACCCGGATAACTCGCAGGCCTCCTGGTACAAGGACGGAGTGCTGCTGCAGGAGGTCCAGGATCTGGTGAGGAGATCCTACATCGGTCCCGACGGCAGCTTGAGCATCGATCCCACCATGATGAGCGACCTGGGCGAGTACGAGTGCAAGGTGCGCAACCACGACGGCGAACTGCAGACGGCCAAGGCCTTTCTCAACATACAAT ATAAGGCCAAAGTGATTTACGCCCCGCCGGAGGTTTACCTGCCGTACGGCCAGCCCGCCGTGCTCGACTGCCACTTCCGGGCAAATCCGCCGCTGAAGAATCTGCGCTGGGAGAAGGATGGCCTCCTGTTCGACTCGTACAACGTGCCCGGGGTGTTCTACAAGATGAACGGCAGCCTGTTCTTCGCCAAGGTGGACGAGAACCACGCCGGCAGCTACACGTGCACGCCCTACAACGACCTCGGCACGGACGGACCATCGCCGGTCATCAGCGTGATTGTGCTCCGGCCGCCCATCTTCAGCGTCACGCCCAAGGCCATCTACATCCAGAAGCTGGGCGAGGCGGCTGAGCTGCCCTGCGAAGCCATCGACCGGGACGGAAACAATCGGCCCTCCATTGTCTGGAGCAGG AAGGACGGGACGCCACTGCCGGCGGACAGGTTCAGTCTCAGCGGCGGCAACCTGACCATCACGGGTCTGGTGGAGGGGGACCGTGGAATATACGAGTGCTCGGCCACCAACGAGGCGGCCACCATCACGGCGGAGGCCGAGCTGATGATTGAGAACATCGCGCCCCGGGCGCCGTACAATCTCACGGCCAACAGCACGGAGACCTGCATCACCATACGCTGGCAGCCAG GATACCTTCGCCCCCACTTGGAGTACACCGTGTGGTACCGACTCATGGAGGCTCCCGAGTGGCGGACCCTTCGCGTGCTGGACAAGAAGGTGATGGAGGCCACTGTACAGCACCTGCAGCCTGGCAAGGAATACGAATTCATGGTGCTCAGCCAAGACAAGTACGGAGACGGGATGTTCAGCAAGCAGTTCCGCTTCCAAACGCAGC CCTCGCCCATCAGAGCGGAGGACGTTGATGCCCAGCAGCTGCAACATGATCTGGGACAGGTCACTGCTCCCGCTGGGGGACTGGGAGCTCCCTGGAACCTCACTGCCATTAGCAACCAGCAGGGCTGGCTCCTCCACTGGGAGCATCCCACCCAGGGACTGGAGGGCCTGCGACTGTACGCCGTGCGCTGGTGGAAGGAGCCGGAGCACTTCCTCATCGGCCACGCGGAGACCTTCGACAACTACTACCAGCTGCGCCACCTCAAGGAGGACACCCTGTTCAAGGTGCAGGTCCTAGCGGTGGGCACCAACACCCAGCAGTCGGTGCCCAGCCACGAGCTCCTCATAGACGTGCCCTCCCAGCGGAAGGTTCGCGCCCTGATCATCGGCAGTTCCGTGGGGGTGATCTTCCTGCTCTGCGCCCTGTGCGCTTTTTTATACGTGAAGCGGAGCTGCCTACGGCACCTGTTCGCCAAGGATAGCTCCGCTGGCGAAGATGAGGACACCGCCGAGAGCGGCGACTGCGACAGCGACGAGCAGGACCAGCGGGATCGGGACAGCATCAAGATCCGCCAGTCCACCTGA